The proteins below are encoded in one region of Ornithinimicrobium avium:
- the pgsA gene encoding CDP-diacylglycerol--glycerol-3-phosphate 3-phosphatidyltransferase, producing the protein MIGPHDPDGPDVVGPATHAQPSAWNLPNALTVLRILLVPVFVWLLMRDGGADGAAGDRWWATVVFVVATVTDWVDGDLARRRGLVTAFGKLMDPIADKALMGSALICLSLLGELPWWVTVVILVREVGITLMRFVVIRRGVIPASRGGKLKTVLQAVGLILMLAPLGTLLNAVGLWVMYAAVFVTVVTGVDYLRQAFGPRPAAPS; encoded by the coding sequence GTGATCGGTCCGCACGACCCCGACGGCCCCGACGTCGTCGGTCCGGCCACGCACGCGCAGCCGTCGGCCTGGAACCTGCCCAACGCCCTGACCGTCCTGCGCATCCTGCTGGTCCCCGTCTTCGTCTGGCTGCTCATGCGGGACGGTGGCGCCGACGGCGCGGCCGGCGACCGGTGGTGGGCCACGGTCGTCTTCGTCGTCGCGACCGTCACCGACTGGGTGGACGGCGACCTGGCCAGGCGCCGGGGACTGGTGACCGCGTTCGGCAAGCTGATGGACCCGATCGCCGACAAGGCGCTCATGGGCTCGGCGCTGATCTGCCTGTCCCTGCTGGGCGAGCTGCCGTGGTGGGTGACGGTCGTGATCCTCGTGCGGGAGGTCGGGATCACCCTGATGCGCTTCGTCGTCATCCGGCGCGGGGTCATCCCGGCCAGCCGCGGCGGCAAGCTCAAGACCGTGCTCCAGGCGGTCGGGCTGATCCTCATGCTCGCACCGCTGGGCACGCTGCTGAACGCCGTGGGTCTGTGGGTGATGTACGCCGCGGTCTTCGTCACGGTGGTGACCGGGGTCGACTACCTGCGTCAGGCCTTCGGGCCGCGGCCGGCCGCGCCGTCGTGA
- a CDS encoding CinA family protein: MTTTAARVLGLLGATRDTLAVAESLTGGLVAAALTDVAGSSEVLLGGVVAYSPQVKISVLGVPAAVVAERGVVSRECALAMADGARRQLGADWAVATTGVAGPGPSDGHPAGTVHLAVVGESRRAHRVLNLHGDRQAVRTATVTAVLALLEETVLDARSGPGGTVDISSHDGDGRAEEG; the protein is encoded by the coding sequence GTGACCACGACCGCCGCCCGGGTCCTGGGGCTGCTCGGCGCGACGCGGGACACCCTCGCCGTTGCGGAGTCCCTCACCGGGGGCCTGGTCGCCGCTGCCCTCACCGACGTCGCCGGGTCCAGCGAGGTGCTGCTCGGCGGCGTGGTCGCCTACTCGCCGCAGGTGAAGATCTCGGTGCTGGGAGTGCCCGCCGCCGTGGTGGCCGAGCGCGGGGTCGTGTCGCGCGAGTGCGCCCTGGCGATGGCCGACGGGGCGCGCCGGCAGCTCGGGGCGGACTGGGCGGTGGCCACCACGGGGGTGGCCGGCCCCGGCCCCAGCGACGGCCATCCTGCCGGGACCGTGCACCTCGCGGTGGTCGGGGAATCGCGACGGGCCCACCGGGTGTTGAACCTCCACGGAGACCGGCAGGCGGTCCGCACCGCCACGGTGACGGCGGTGCTGGCCCTGCTCGAGGAGACAGTCCTCGACGCACGGTCAGGGCCGGGAGGTACGGTAGACATCTCGTCGCACGACGGGGACGGCCGAGCAGAGGAGGGTTGA
- a CDS encoding helix-turn-helix domain-containing protein, translating into MVLLRRELGDVLRERRQDQGRTLREVSSQAACSLGYLSEVERGEKEASSELLASICKALDVPLSEMLSDVADRVNLAEAAEQQMTAVLTEGLAQPLRRPQVPDRRTVVSAA; encoded by the coding sequence ATGGTGCTGCTACGACGCGAGCTGGGCGACGTCCTGCGCGAGAGGCGGCAGGACCAGGGCCGCACGCTGCGCGAGGTCAGCTCGCAGGCCGCCTGCTCCCTGGGCTATCTCTCCGAGGTCGAGCGCGGCGAGAAGGAAGCCTCCTCCGAGCTGCTCGCCTCGATCTGCAAGGCGCTGGACGTGCCGCTCTCGGAGATGCTCTCCGACGTCGCTGACCGGGTCAACCTGGCCGAGGCCGCGGAGCAGCAGATGACCGCCGTCCTCACCGAGGGCCTGGCCCAGCCGCTGCGCCGCCCCCAGGTGCCGGACCGCCGGACGGTCGTCTCCGCCGCCTGA
- a CDS encoding Fpg/Nei family DNA glycosylase: protein MPEGDAVWRTARRLHDGLAGAVLEGSDLRVPTLATADLSGRRTLEVVPRGKHLLHRLEGGLTLHSHLRMDGRWRVAPAAARYAAAHRHTTRALLWTAGVVAVGDQLGMLDLVRTDEEHRVVGHLGPDLLDPAFDLEVAVGNLLADPARPLVEALLDQRTVAGIGTIWASEPLFLEGIHPWTPAGRLGPDRLEALLTRTRRMMVRGCRDGRPLTTGGAGRGEETWVFGRRALPCRRCGTPVRTGVVGAAPQERMLAYCPVCQDGLAPHDDGAPQQPLGHRPEGPGQGRR, encoded by the coding sequence GTGCCCGAGGGTGACGCCGTCTGGCGGACGGCACGGCGCCTGCACGACGGGCTCGCCGGCGCGGTCCTGGAGGGCAGCGACCTGAGGGTGCCCACCCTCGCGACCGCCGACCTGTCCGGCCGGCGCACGCTCGAGGTCGTGCCGCGGGGCAAGCACCTGCTGCACCGTCTCGAGGGCGGTCTCACGCTGCACTCGCACCTGCGGATGGACGGCAGGTGGCGGGTCGCCCCGGCCGCCGCGAGGTATGCCGCCGCGCACCGGCACACCACCCGCGCCCTGCTCTGGACGGCCGGGGTGGTCGCGGTCGGCGACCAGCTCGGCATGCTCGACCTGGTCCGCACCGACGAGGAGCACCGCGTCGTCGGCCACCTCGGTCCCGACCTGCTCGACCCGGCCTTCGACCTGGAGGTGGCCGTGGGCAACCTGCTCGCCGACCCGGCGCGGCCGCTGGTCGAGGCTCTCCTCGACCAGCGCACCGTCGCCGGCATCGGCACGATCTGGGCCAGCGAGCCGCTCTTCCTCGAGGGCATCCACCCGTGGACGCCCGCGGGCCGGCTGGGGCCCGACCGGCTCGAGGCGCTGCTCACCCGGACGCGCCGGATGATGGTGCGCGGCTGCCGCGACGGGCGACCGCTGACCACCGGGGGCGCCGGACGGGGAGAGGAGACGTGGGTGTTCGGGCGGCGGGCGCTGCCGTGCCGACGGTGCGGGACGCCGGTGCGCACCGGTGTCGTGGGGGCGGCCCCGCAGGAGCGGATGCTCGCCTACTGTCCGGTGTGCCAGGACGGTCTGGCGCCGCACGACGACGGAGCTCCGCAGCAGCCGCTGGGGCACCGGCCCGAGGGGCCGGGGCAAGGACGACGATGA
- a CDS encoding peroxidase-related enzyme (This protein belongs to a clade of uncharacterized proteins related to peroxidases such as the alkylhydroperoxidase AhpD.): MSDADRTISALPLPTADEVPEGVRRLWEKSREAFGFVPNVFVAQAYNGEQFQAWWNYFNLLVNKEGHLSNAERELIAVVVSGINRCTYCAVSHGAALRHYSGDPVTSDLVGVNWRQADLPEREAALAAYAEKLTSHPAEVTPEDLAPLRDAGLDDHEILEAVQVVGMFNMTNRISTAMAMVPNAEYHSQDRVTQVDLTSQA, from the coding sequence ATGAGCGACGCCGACCGCACCATCTCCGCCCTGCCCCTGCCCACCGCCGACGAGGTCCCCGAGGGGGTGCGGCGGCTGTGGGAGAAGTCCCGCGAGGCCTTCGGCTTCGTGCCCAACGTCTTCGTGGCCCAGGCCTACAACGGCGAGCAGTTCCAGGCGTGGTGGAACTACTTCAACCTCCTGGTCAACAAGGAGGGCCACCTCAGCAACGCCGAGCGCGAGCTCATCGCGGTCGTGGTCAGCGGCATCAACCGCTGCACCTACTGCGCCGTCTCGCACGGCGCCGCGCTGCGGCACTACAGCGGCGACCCGGTCACCTCCGACCTGGTCGGCGTCAACTGGCGCCAGGCCGACCTGCCGGAGCGCGAGGCGGCGCTGGCGGCCTACGCCGAGAAGCTCACCAGCCACCCCGCCGAGGTGACCCCCGAGGACCTGGCGCCGCTGCGCGATGCGGGCCTGGACGACCACGAGATCCTCGAGGCGGTGCAGGTCGTCGGCATGTTCAACATGACCAACCGCATCTCGACCGCGATGGCGATGGTGCCCAACGCGGAGTACCACTCCCAGGATCGCGTCACCCAGGTGGACCTGACCTCCCAGGCCTGA
- a CDS encoding DMT family transporter, with translation MPHGRTTTAVLAAVAAAGLWGTTGTAQALGPDAADPLSVGALRVSLGALVLLLLAVSARARTGTVPVLPPGGPSLPGWAVLLLGGLCVATYQAGFFVGVSRAGVAVGTVVALGLAPVATGLLAIVLGERPDRRWVFATAVAVAGVAMLVVGATGPAGRADALGVTAAAVAGVSYAGYTITARSLLVRGVPGVAVMAGFFGVGALMLAPTLFLVDVAWVTTARGLAAVLWLGVVATALAYVLFQHALARLSARTVATLSLAEPVTAALLGVLLLREHLSATSVLGLAVVVAGLVLVSLPTRGGGRSRGGAARHTVSS, from the coding sequence GTGCCCCACGGACGGACGACCACAGCTGTCCTGGCCGCCGTCGCCGCCGCCGGCCTCTGGGGCACCACGGGCACGGCCCAGGCCCTCGGGCCCGACGCCGCTGATCCCCTGTCGGTCGGGGCGCTGCGGGTCTCTCTGGGCGCCCTCGTCCTGCTCCTGCTCGCCGTCAGCGCCCGGGCACGGACCGGCACCGTGCCCGTCCTCCCTCCGGGCGGCCCCTCGCTGCCGGGGTGGGCCGTCCTGCTCCTCGGCGGGCTCTGCGTGGCGACCTACCAGGCCGGCTTCTTCGTCGGCGTCTCCCGTGCCGGCGTCGCGGTGGGCACGGTGGTGGCCCTGGGCCTTGCCCCGGTCGCCACCGGCCTGCTCGCGATCGTGCTCGGGGAACGGCCCGACCGCCGCTGGGTGTTCGCCACCGCGGTGGCCGTCGCAGGCGTCGCCATGCTCGTGGTCGGGGCCACCGGGCCGGCCGGTCGGGCGGACGCCCTGGGCGTGACGGCCGCAGCCGTGGCCGGCGTCTCCTACGCCGGCTACACGATCACCGCGCGCTCGCTGCTCGTGCGCGGCGTCCCCGGCGTGGCGGTCATGGCCGGCTTCTTCGGCGTCGGTGCGCTGATGCTCGCCCCGACCCTCTTCCTCGTCGACGTCGCGTGGGTGACCACCGCCCGCGGGCTGGCGGCGGTGCTCTGGCTCGGCGTGGTCGCCACCGCGCTGGCCTACGTCCTTTTCCAGCACGCACTGGCGCGGCTGTCGGCGCGCACGGTCGCGACGCTGTCCCTCGCCGAGCCGGTGACCGCCGCCCTCCTCGGCGTCCTCCTGCTGCGCGAGCACCTCTCGGCCACCTCGGTCCTGGGCCTGGCCGTGGTCGTGGCGGGCCTGGTCCTCGTCTCCCTGCCCACCCGCGGAGGCGGGCGGTCCCGGGGAGGAGCGGCACGGCATACCGTGTCCTCATGA